The Klebsiella quasivariicola region GCCCTGTTTGCTTTTACCGGCGGGCTGCTCGGTATGCATCTGGCGTGGAAATATCCTTCGCGTCATGTGGCGATAGCCGGCTTCGCCCTGCAGTTTGTGGCGCTGATTGTGCTGGCGCTGGTGGGGCAACCGCACGCGACGGCAGGTATCGTGCTGGCTATCGCGATGCTGGGGCTGTGGCTGTTCGCCGAAGGGTTTGGCCCGGGGGCGCAGCTGATGATCTACCCGGCGCTCTCCTATCCCACCGCCATCCGTGCCACCGGAGTCGGCTTCAGCCGGGCGCTCTCCGGGATCGGCAGCGCGCTGGCGCTGTTTATTCTGCCGCTGCTGCAGGCCTCGCTTGGCACGCAGATGTTCTGGGTGGTCTCGCTTGCCGCCATTATTCCCATTTTCTTCCTGCTGGCGGTCCGTCATGAACCGACGCGAGAAGATATCGACGCAATCCATGAATAAGGAACCAAAGATGACCTTACTCTCCACAGGCACCGATTATGACGCGCTGGCGGCCGCCTTCCGCCCGATATTCACCCGTATCGCCCAGGGCGCTGCGGAGCGCGAACAGCAGCGCATTCTGCCCGATGAGCCGATCCGCTGGCTGAAGGAAGCGGGCTTCGGCACGCTGCGTATCCCGCGCGAGAAGGGCGGCTGGGGCGCTTCGCTGCCGCAGCTCAGCGCGCTGCTGATCGAGCTGGCGCAAGCGGACTCTAACCTGCCGCAGGCCCTGCGCGCGCACTTTGCTTTTGTGGAAGATCAGCTTAATCAGCCGGATTCCGCCGGGCGCGACCGCTGGTTTCGTCGTTTCCTCGACGGCGAGCTGGTGGGCAGCGGCTGGACGGAGATCGGCGCGGTTAAGCTGGGCGAGGTGAACACCCGGGTGACGCCGGCAGAGGAGGGCTGGCGTCTCGATGGCGAGAAGTTTTACAGCACCGGCGCGCTGTACGCCGACTGGATCGATGTGTTTGCCCGGCGCAGTGATACCGCCGGCGACGTGATAGCCCTGGTCAGCACCCAGCAGACCGGCGTGGTGCGGGAAGATGACTGGGATGGCTTTGGCCAGCGGCTGACCGGCAGCGGAACCACCCGCTTTACCGGCGCCCGGGTGGAAACCGAACATGTTTATGATTTTGCCCGGCGTTTTCGCTATCAGACCGCCTTCTACCAGCATGTGCTGCTGGCGACCCTCGCGGGCATTGGCCTGGCGGTTGAGCGGGATGCGGCGCAGGGCGTCAAACAGCGCTCCCGGATGTACAGCCACGGTAACGCCGCCGTGCCGCGCGATGACGCTCAGGTGCTGCAGGTCGTTGGGCAGATCAGCAGCTGGGCATGGGCGACCCGGGCCGCGGTCCTGCAGGCCGCGGAATCGCTGCAGCAGGCCTATATAGTGCACGCCAGCGACGACGACGCGCTGATCGCCCGGCGTAACCAGCTGGCGGAAGTGGAAGCGGCGCAGGCGCAGGTGATCGCCAGCGACTGGATCCCGCGGGCGGCGACGGAGCTGTTTAATGCCCTCGGAGCGTCGGATACGCGAACCCGCCTGGCGCTGGATCGCCACTGGCGCAATGCGCGGACGGTCGCCTCGCATAATCCGGTGATCTATAAGGCACGCAATATCGGAAACTGGTTGGTGAACGGTGAAGCGCCCACCTTTATCTGGCAGATTGGCAATGGTGAGAAAACGGCGGGGTAAGCCCATCGGCGGCGGGGGCGCAATGCCTCCCGCCGCCGGGAAAATTAAGGTTTATCCAGCGACCAGGTGGCGCTGCGCACGTCGACTTTTACCGGCAGCAGGCCGATGCGCGTAAAGGTATCCGCCAGCGCCTGCTGTTCGTTATACACCGCCGGCGTCATGCGTTCGGCACCATAGGGCAGGCGGGCCAGGGTCTTCAGCCAGATGGCTTTATCCAGCCCGGTTGAGGTTGACAGCAGCCCGGCGGCTTCGTCCTGATGGCTGTTCGCCCACGCGCTGAGTTTACCCAGCTCATCCACCACCTGCTTTGCTGTCTCCGGATAAGTATCCGCAAACTTACGGCTGGCGAGATAGAAGGTGTAGTGCGGCACCAGCCCCTCGGCATTGCGGATCTGCCGGGCTTTCGCGTTGGTTTCCACTTCTGCGAGGAACGGATCCCAGATCACCCATGCATCAATCGCCCCGCGCTGGAACGCGGCGCGGGCGTCCGCCGGCGGCAGGTAGACCGGGGTGATGTCTTTATAGCTGAGGCCCGCTTTTTCCAGTGCGGCAACCAGCAGGTAGTTGACGTCAGACCCCTTGTTCAATCCCACGCGCTTGCCTTTCAGGTCGGCCACGCTGCGGATTGCCGACTGTTCAGGCACCACAATCGCTTCCGTTTTCGGGTTGGCGGGGGAATGGGCAAGGTAGACCAGATCGGCTTGCGCCGCCTGGGCAAAGGCCGGAGGCGCATCGCCGGTGGCGGCCAGATCGATACTACCGACGTTCAGCCCCTCCAGCATTTGCGGCCCGGCGGGGAATTCGACCCAGCGTACGGCAATGCCCTGTTTTTTCAGGCT contains the following coding sequences:
- a CDS encoding aliphatic sulfonate ABC transporter substrate-binding protein, with product MSNRFRPAWLLVLAALSTSALAKAPETVNIGYQKANIFALLKYRGTLDESLKKQGIAVRWVEFPAGPQMLEGLNVGSIDLAATGDAPPAFAQAAQADLVYLAHSPANPKTEAIVVPEQSAIRSVADLKGKRVGLNKGSDVNYLLVAALEKAGLSYKDITPVYLPPADARAAFQRGAIDAWVIWDPFLAEVETNAKARQIRNAEGLVPHYTFYLASRKFADTYPETAKQVVDELGKLSAWANSHQDEAAGLLSTSTGLDKAIWLKTLARLPYGAERMTPAVYNEQQALADTFTRIGLLPVKVDVRSATWSLDKP
- a CDS encoding acyl-CoA dehydrogenase family protein; the protein is MTLLSTGTDYDALAAAFRPIFTRIAQGAAEREQQRILPDEPIRWLKEAGFGTLRIPREKGGWGASLPQLSALLIELAQADSNLPQALRAHFAFVEDQLNQPDSAGRDRWFRRFLDGELVGSGWTEIGAVKLGEVNTRVTPAEEGWRLDGEKFYSTGALYADWIDVFARRSDTAGDVIALVSTQQTGVVREDDWDGFGQRLTGSGTTRFTGARVETEHVYDFARRFRYQTAFYQHVLLATLAGIGLAVERDAAQGVKQRSRMYSHGNAAVPRDDAQVLQVVGQISSWAWATRAAVLQAAESLQQAYIVHASDDDALIARRNQLAEVEAAQAQVIASDWIPRAATELFNALGASDTRTRLALDRHWRNARTVASHNPVIYKARNIGNWLVNGEAPTFIWQIGNGEKTAG